GTGGGGTGCCAACGCCGACTCTCACCTTTTCCCGTAATCTGTAGCTCTGCCCACGGATGTTGACAATATGGCTGTGGTGAAGGAGTCGGTCTAGTAGTGCCGAAGCCAACACGGTATCTCCAAAAAGCTCACCCCACTCTGCAAAGCTCTTGTTGCTGGTGAGGATGATGCTACCGTGCTCGTAGCGAGTGCTGACGAGTTGGAAGAACAGATTCGCTTCTTCCCGTCCAAACGGACAGTATCCGACCTCATCGATGACAAGCAGCTTTGGCCGCAGATACTTTCGCATCCGGATGTCCAGCTTGTTTTCTGCATTCGCTCTACGTAGATCCGCAACCAGATCCGTCACGCTCACGAAGTAGGCGGAGTAGCCGGAACTGAGCGCTTTTAGGGCCAGTGCCACGGCAAGGTGGCTCTTGCCGACACCGGGCGGACCAAGGAAGACAATGTTGAACGCCTCCTGGATAAAGCCAAGTGTTGCGAACTCCTCAATCGCCCTCCTGTCAACGCTGGGTTGGAACGCGAAGTCGAACTCGTCCAGCGTCTTTTGGTATGGCAGGTGCGCACGCTGGACCTGTGTCTGCACGTAGCGATGCCGCCTCTGGGAAAGCTCTTCCTCCAGCAGCTCAGCCAGGAATGACACGTAGGTTGCCTCTTTCTGCGCCGCCGTCTGCAGGCGGGATTCAAGCAGCTCTGCGGCGGTGTTCAGCTTCAATTCTGTCAACTGCGACCGCACCCTCTCCAGCTCTAGCACGCTCCCACCCCCAGGGCGAACTGTTCGTAAACTTCAAGTGGCCGTTGCTCCACATTGGTTTGCGCAACCCGAACCGCAATCGCCTTGGGAGCAATCCGCCCCTCTGCAGCGTCGAGCCCCTCGTACTGGTTGGGGAGGCGAATGAGGCCGCTCCACCTGTCCGAACGCTCATGCGTTGCAATGCACTCGCCCTCAGCCCAAATCTCAATCTTCGTCCCAACCTGACGAACCAGGACTGTACGACCATTGTAGCGCCATGGCACCCCATACCGAACACCATCCCAACTGACAAAGCCATCCATGCTCACCTTGCGTTCTTCCCGCAGGAACTTCTGCAAGCGGTCGGGGGAGGGTAGCGGATTGAGCTGCTCATCTTGCATGAGGCCACAAGGGCGTTCGCCCGTCGTGCCGTGAATACGCCGGTCCTGTTCCTGACACCATGTTAGTGCCTGACGGTTGAGATCAGCCATTCCAGTAAAGCGGCGTCCGGGCCAGAAGTTGTCTTTGACAAACCCTACATCGATGTGTTCGACCGACAAATTGTCGGGTACCACATTGGACTGCGGTGTGAAGCCAAGGACGTCGTCATGACGCTACAAAGCGCGTTGTGGAAACGAAAGTTATTCACGGGTGAACAAGCCATGCCCGTGGTTCGTTCAGACAATGGACCACAGTTTGTCAGCCATGTGTTTGAGAAAGCGTGCGAGGACCTCAAAATCGAGCATGAACGGATTCCGCCAAAAAGGCCGAACATGAATGCACACATCGAGTCATTTCATCGAGTGCTGGAGGATGACAGACTATCCACATGTGAGTTTGCGACATACGCAGAGGCGTACGAGACTGTGGACACGTACATGAAGTGGTATAACAGCGCTCGAATTCATTCAAGCATTCATTACTTGTCACCGATTGAGTTTCACCAACGGCATCTGACGAGCGGACTGATGCCAGTAAAACCAGTTCGCGTCTAATGCGCAAACGAGAAATCCTGGATGCGGATAAATGGGTGTCGGAATATTAAATCATTCTACAAAAAAGAGCGATTGTCCAATAAGAAGGGGTTGACCCGCTTGGACTTTTCAGCCGACCAGTCCAACCCCTTCATCGCGAAATTAGGATAATATGTATTAAATAATTGCCATACTTTATGGAAAACCTGTTGCTTTTCGGAAGTCGTTGGGGTTCCGATGGGCGAGAGCGAATTTAGATTTACAGACGAGCTTATATCTGACTGCGAATGACTACTAACCACTCCATTACTCTGATTGTGAGATCTGTACAGAACAGAACTAATTATTCCGGCTATTGCGACCGTTACTATTGAACCTCCTATGATCCATCTTTTCACGAAAGAGACCTCCTAGCTTATACGATTTCATATTAAATATGTCAGCAAATGAGTAGCATATTATATTATCAGTTTGCCCAATTATACCATCGCACTGTCTTCATTGAGTGCCTCCAAACCATGTGTGACTATTAGGTACGCGCAAACCAGTTGAGTCCGTATAATTGGTGTAAATTCAGTGGACGCGCTAGGTGACAACGTGAAAGTGCCACCTCGTCCCTCTTTGGTAGAATGAGTTTGCTGAGAACTAATCTACTAGGAGGATACGATAGTGGCACAGTACAACATTACCGTGGACGATGAAATTTTGAAAGGCTTGTTTTCTGGGGATAAGGGGATGTCCCAACTGCTGGAGCAGGTCTTGAACCAGATTCTTAAGGCACAGTCGTCCGAACAGCTTCAGGCGGAGCCATATGAGCGTTCTGAGGAGCGCCAGGGTTATCGGAATGGAACCGGCCCGCATCCGCTGACAACGCGCGTGGGCACGATTACGCTACGTGTTCCCCGTCTGCGTAACGGAAACTTTTCCACAGAGCTGTTTGCCCGTTACCAACGTAATGAATAAGCTCTGTTGCTTGCGCTGGTGGAGATGGTCGTCAACGGCGTGTCCACGAGAAAGATTACCGCGATTACGGAGGAACTTTGTGGCACGGAGTTCTCGACATCCACCGTATCCGATTTTTGTAAACGTCTTGACCCCATCGTCCATGCATGGAATGGTCGAAATCTGAAGGATCGAAGATATCCGTTTGTCTTGGTGGATGTCATGGTTCTGAAGATTCGGGAGGATGGGAGAGTTCGTTCGAGAGCGGCGATGATAGCGACCGGCGTCAACGATGAAGGATATCGTGAGATGCTTGACATCATGCTTGGCGACAGCGAATCTGAGTCAAGCTGGTCTGAGTTCTTCTCTTGGCTGAAGAGTCGCGATTTGCGAGGTGTCGATATTGTGGTCTCCGACAGTCACAGTGGGCTTGTGAAGGCATTGCAAGCGCAGTTCCAAGGCGCAACGTGGCAGCTGGACGCGCCTGATGTGGAGACAGCAAGGTTGCTGCTGAATCAAGTCGTCGCGGATTACGGCGAGAAAGCAGCGAAGGCCATCCAGGTCCTCGAGAATGGATTTGACAACATCACGGCGGTCTTGTCGTTACCAGAGCGATACCGAAAGCGACTGCGGACAACCAATGGAATGGAGCGACTGAACGAAGAAATACGCAGGCGAGATCGAGTGATTCGCATCTATCCGAATCGTGATTCGGTCCTGCTCCTGATTGGTGCGCTACTCGTTAGAGTCTTAGGTAGTGGTGTAAATTCCACGGCTAGATCTTGACGAAAAAGCCATCGAGTGCAATCTACTAAAAGTGTCGAGCAATTAGTAGGGAGGCACATCGATGGCTTCTACAGACAAGATCGCACTTTTGGAGTTAATTCGCAAGATCGGATTAGAAGATGGTGATGTCGATTTTTTGAAGGAAGGGCTGAGAGTCCTAACCCAGGCAGTGATGGAGGCTGAAGTGAGCTCCTTGATTGGCGCTGAACGGTATGAGCGCAGTGAGAAACGCAGCAATAGCCGTAATGGTTACAGAGAACGGGAATGGGACACCCGTGTCGGAACGATTGATTTGCAGATTCCGAAGCTTCGGAAAGGAAGCTACTTCCCCAGCATGCTAGAGCCTCGGCGGAAAGCTGAGAAGGCGTTGCTGTCCGTTGTTCAAGAGGCGTATGTGCATGGTGTGAGCACCCGCAAGGTGGACGAGTTGGTTGAGTCTATGGGCATTCAAGGAATTAGCAAGAGTGAAGTATCTCGTATCTGCAAAGAGTTAGACGAAGTAGTGCAGGAATTTAAAAACCGCCCACTTGAGGGGACATACCCATATCTATGGTTGGATGCGACATTCCCGAGAGTCCGTGAAGGCGGACGAGTTCAGAGTATGGCATTTGTAATTGCAATTGGCGTGCGAGACACCGGTGAGCGTGAGGTGTTGGGGTTTGACATTGGGACTAGTGAGGATGGCTCGTTTTGGCTGACATTCATCCGAAGTCTGGTTGCGCGTGGGTTGCGTGGTGTACAGCTGGTAATTAGTGATGCTCACGAAGGACTGCGCAGTGCGATTGGCTCTGCGTTGACCGGAGCGACCTGGCAGCGCTGTCGAGTTCATACAATGCGCAACATCCTCAGCCAGGTGCCTAGAGCGTCGCAACCGATGGTCTCGTCTATTGTCCGGACCATATTCGCTCAGCCAACACAGGAAACAGCCAAACAGCAACTGGATGTGGTCGTAGAGCAACTTCGTGGAAAGTTTCCAAAGGCGATGGATGTCTTGGAACGTGCAGAGGAAGACGTGCTAGCGTACATGGCATTCCCGAAGGAACACTGGAAACAGATATGCTCGACAAACCCACTTGAGCGCTTAAATCGTGAACTCAGGCGACGCTTCGATGTCGTTGGTATCTTCCCGAACCGAGAGTCTGTCATTCGTCTAGGCGGAGCAATCCTCCAGGAACAGAACGATGAATGGATTGTAGCAAGGCGCTACTTTAGCCGAGAGTCAATGGCAAAACTCATGAGCACTCAAGAACCGCAATTACTGGCGCCAACGTCAGTTTTGCATAAATAGCCGACACGAAGTGGTTGCACTCAATTTACACCACTTGACGGGACACCACCCGCTACTCATGGAAATCGACGAGAAATGGCAGTCGGGACACAAGTATCTCGACATGATGTAGTATTTCGCGTAGCGTGAGGAGCAACTGAAGAAAAACAAAGAGGCATCGAAGATTAGTCAAATAGGTTGACATAATTCAAATCTGCCGGAGGGCGAATTTACACCACATTTAGGACTTGTTCGGTAAGGTCACCGTAAAATTGCTACTCGAATCAATGTTTACAGTTTGTCCACCAATGGTAACTTGCGCATTACTTGCCGTCCAGTAAAAGTGCTCAACTCCATCGGACGTCTTTTTGTTGCACCGACTCCCTCATCTCAGTTTGTATAGACTCCAACACCCCATAAAGTTTGGTTCCTCTCTGACAAAAAGCGCTCCATTACATGCGCCAATGAACCCAAATCTACAGTACAATCAACCTTTACAACATCCTGCATTTCAGTTGCAGTTTTTATTTGATACGAGGGAATATTATCGCTGAATGTAGGGACTATCACGTAATTCAGCTTCTAATTTATCGTCTCTAATCCATCGAAGCATCAGACACTCAACACACCCCTAAGGGTCGAATGGGCAATAGCCTCATTCACAGTAAATATTGTTTTTTTGAATATTATGTGGATTATTTGACTTTCTTAAAGATCTCTTTTACCAAATTAATCCAAAATAAACCACGAATAAATCCCGCCCGACAAGGGCAAAAAAATAGGAATCCGCTTTCACGGACTCCCAAAAGGAGATTCTGCTAGGAGTGGAGAGAAATCAGAACAAAACACCCTTCGACAACTACTTTATACGATGATGGAAGCGCTGTCAACACTATTTGTTTGTGTTTTCACATTCTTTTTGCGGAATCCCCACCCTCGAGACAAGGGTGGGAAATCAAGCTTAGGAATGGGGATTGTCCGACCACTCATTTCGTGCCAAACGCGCTGTTTCGAGTAGTGTCACGATGTTTTCTTTATCCCGCAAAGACAACGCTTGCTCAAAGCGACTCAGATACATTTGCAGCGTCTGCAGATACTGTACGACGTTGTCCGCATTCGCTATCAGCGTATCGGCCCAAAACGCAGCAGGTGACGAAGCCAGTCGCGTAATATCCCAAAACGCGGGGCCGCTCACATCGGGGAGTCCGGGATACTTCGCGCGTCGCCAATCGTCATTCGCGAGCATCGCAGAAAGTGACGTGATATGAATTCCGTGGCTCACGCACGCAACCATTGCATCGTGCGCTGCCGCATCCGCGACGTAGAACGGTTTCGCCCCAACCGCTTCGACAAGGCGAACGATAACAGCCGGTGGTGTCCAATCCTCAAGAAACAGCCAGGTCTTGTCCACAAACAAACTTGCGTCCGCTCCGACTGGACCTTCAATCGCCTTGCCCGCCATCGGGTGGGATGGCACAAACTGCTTATGTAAATGCAAGCTTTCTGCCGCGTCACAAAGGGGCTGTTTGATACTACACACATCCATGACAAATGTCGCGTGACGCGCGGCAAAATCCAGATGAGCCACACAGACAGAACTTGGTGCAGCGAGCACAGCGAGATCGTAAGTCGCCGTCACCTCTGCAGGGCGCGAATAAATGTGCTTGCTGACCCCGAGTTGCGCCAATCGCGCGGCGTGTTCGGAATTCGGTTCAATGCACTCCAAGACGGCGTCGGGGCACGCCCGATGCACCGCGAGTGCAAAAGACGTACCCAATAAGCCGCCACCAAGAATCAAAACCCGACGAAGTTCTTCATTCATCACACATTCACGGTCGTCTTTTGAAAGGATTGCGTCAACGCGTGGAGTTGGCGAAGTTGCCCTGCCATTTCGTCAAACGCCTGAAGGGTCAGGGTTTGGCTGCCATCTGACCACGCGGCCTCTGGCTTCGGATGTACTTCGACAATGACGCCCGCCGCCCCTGCTGCAATACTTGCCCGGGCCATCGTCGCGACATAGCGTGCGTGGCCGACACCGTGACTCGGATCAACCATCACAGGTAGATGAGACAAGTGCTGCACGACAGGGACTGCGTTTAAATCGAGCGTATTGCGCGTATACGTTTCAAACGTGCGGATACCGCGCTCACACAGAATCACGTTCGGATTGCCCTCCGCCAAGATGTATTCGGCGGACATCAACCATTCTTCAATCGTATTGGAGAACCCGCGCTTCAAGAGCACCGGTTTATCAGTTTTTCCGACTGCCTTGAGCAAGGCGAAATTTTGCATATTGCGTGCGCCAATCTGAAGGACGTCGACGTAGCTCGCGACGAGCTCAACCAAGCCTGGTTCCATAATTTCCGAGACGATTCCCAGTCCGGTCGCCTCTCGAGCGTCGGCCAGATATTTGAGTCCTTCTTCACCCAACCCTTGGAACGAGTACGGGGACGAACGCGGCTTGTATGCCCCGCCGCGCAACCACTGTGCACCGCTCGCTTTCACAGCTTTTGCAATCTCGATGAGTCCTTCCCGTGACTCGACAGAACAGGGACCAGCGATAATCGTTGGCTCGTCACCGCCAATGACGTGATGGAGCACCTTGATTTTCGTGTCATCCGGGTGGAAGGCCCTGCTCGCCAGCTTAAACGGGTTGCTCACAGGTACGAGTTTCTCGACGCCACTCATGTTCTCAATGCCGAGTTCGCGCACGCGGTCTTTTGGACCAATCACCCCGACGATAGTCTGCTCTTCGCCCTCCGACAAGTGCGCGCCAAATCCTTTTTGCCGCAAGACTTGCATCACGTTTTCAATTTCTGCTTTGGTGCACCCTTCCTTCATGACCACAATCATCTGAAATCTCCCTCTCCTATGTGCTTACGTAAAATTAATTGAACATTCTATCACAACTGTGTGCGGACGGCTATATGAACGATTTGCAAGCAGCTTTCAATTCCTTTGTAAAATTGCACACTTGGTCGATGACTGAGTCCACGTTTTGTTCGGCCACCTTGGCGATCCGCCGGACATAGGCGCTGCCGACAATCACACCGTCAGCGTAGTCGGAAATCTCCTTGGCGTGCGCAGGCTGACTGACGCCGAAGCCGACGCAGGCTGGCAAGTCGGTGTATTGCTTGACCGTCTCCACGAGATGTTGCACGTTCGCGGCAACCGCACTGCGCTCGCCAGTGACGCCAAGTGACGATACACAGTAGACAAACCCGCTCGCCGCCTCGCAAATCGCTTGTATCCGCGCCGCGCCGGACGTCGGTGCCACCAGCGGAATAAACGAGATATCACAGTGACGGGCAACCTGAGCGATATCTGGCGCCTCCTCTAATGGGACGTCAGGAATAATGACACCGTCGCCACCTGCACGGGCGAGTTGATCGAAAAACGCTTCGATGCCAAATTGCAGGATCGGATTGACATACGTAAATGCGATGATGGGTTTCTGAGTCCGCGAACGAAGCTGTTCAATCATTCGAAAACTGTGTGGCAATTGGAATCCTGATTGTAAACTACGTAAGGCAGCAGCTTGGATGACTGGGCCATCGGCTAGCGGATCGGAATATGGAAAGCCCAATTCAATCATATCCGCACCTGCGTCGAGAATGGCATCGACGAGTTTCAATGATTCATCGTAGGTCGGATCCCCAGCGACGACGAATGGAATGAGGGCCGTCTTTCCGGACAGCGCTGCAAACGCCTGTTCAATTCTCCCCATGTGCGCGCCCCCTTTCCAGATTCGCCACCTGTTCAACGTCCTTGTCGCCGCGTCCGGACAGGCAGACAACGACGTGTTCATCAGCGGACATGTGTTTTGCTTCCCGCATCACATAAGCGATGGCATGTGCGCTCTCCAGCGCCGGAATGATACCTTCTGTCTTCGATAAGAAGTAAAAAGCCTCGAGTGCCTCCGCGTCGGTAACAGGCACGTATCGCGCACGTCCCGATTCACTGAAATGCGCGTGCTCTGGTCCGATTCCCGGATAATCAAGCCCTGCTGAAATCGAATGCGCAGGTGTCACCTGGCCGAATTCATCCTGCAAAAGCATGGTCTTCGCACCATGGATGACACCGGGGCGTCCCCGATTGATGCTCGCCGCGTGGGCTTCGGTGTCCACGCCGTGTCCCGCCGCCTCGACGCCAATGAGTTCAACCGATTCGTCTTCGACAAACGGGAAAAAGATGCCCATGGCGTTGCTGCCGCCACCGACGCAAGCCACGATTTTGTCTGGCAAGTGGCCGTTCTGCTCCAACATCTGCGCTTTCGTCTCATCGCCGATCACCCGCTGGAAATCCCGCACCATCTGCGGATACGGATGGGGGCCAACCACTGAACCGATGATGTAATATGTGTCATCGACGTGGGATACCCAATAGCGAATCGCCTCATTTGTCGCGTCCTTTAACGTTTTCGTGCCAGAGACGGCTGGTACCACTTCTGCGCCGAGCATGCGCATCCGAAAGACGTTTAGGGCCTGCCTGCGCATGTCTTCCTCGCCCATGAACACCGTACATTCCAAGCCAAAGCGCGCCGCCACCGTCGCCGATGCGACACCGTGCTGCCCGGCGCCGGTCTCCGCGATAATGCGTTTTTTCCCAGTGTGCACGGCAATGAGTGCCTGACCGATGGTATTATTGATCTTGTGCGCACCCGTATGGTTTAGATCTTCGCGCTTCAGGTAAATTTTTGGCCCACCGAGTGCTTGGGTCAGTCGCTCAGCGTAGTACAAAGGCGTCGGACGACCCGAATACTGCTGCAAAAAATATTGTAACTCCCGCTGAAACGACGCATCTGCGCGCAAGCGCAAGTAGTCCTTTTCCAATTGAATCAACGCGGACATCAACGTTTCTGGTACGTAACGTCCTCCAAAACCGCCGAAACGGCCAGTTTGGTCGGGGTAGACATACGCTTTTGCCACTTGGGTTCACCGCCTCTATTTCAGCAATTCATTCTCATGATTGTGCTACAACGACTATCACTTAATTATCTCAATACAACTGTACCGTTTGCTGGACACAATGGAGAAACGCGTTAATCAACCTCACATCTTTTCTCCCATTGCGCTCGACACCCGACGATACGTCAATACCTGTCGGTCGGCACAGTTTCAGCAGGAATGCTACATTATCTGGGCGTAGACCGCCGGCAACCCACCAATCTCGTCCGTCTAAAGCGGCGGCCAAACGATGAAGAATCGTCCAGTCGAACGTTTGCCCGTGACCCCCCGTCACGTTCGCACCGACAGGCGGTTTTGCGTCGAGTAATACCGCATCTACGCAGTCTTTGTAGAGATCGATTTGGCTTAAGACGGTATCGAGACCGCCGTCAGAAAGCGGTACAGAGATGGCCTTCCAGACCGATACACCGCTGTTTTTCAACGTCTGGCAGACAGCAGGCGCCTCATTTCCGTGCAGTTGCGCGACCGAAATTCCCGAGGCATCGACCGCTCGCAAAATGTTCGCCACCGGTTCATCGGCAAAGACGCCAACCGCCTGTGTATCAGCAGGAAGTGCTCGAATGGCCCCTCGTACGGCCGTTGGTTCGACATACCGTTTGGACGCCTTGACAAAGACAAATCCGACATGGTGCACGAGTGGGTTCTCGGTAAATGACAGGTCGTCCTGCGGTTGTAATCCGCATATTTTGACTTGTACAAGTGGTGTGCGAGATAGATTCATCTGCGCCCAACCGGTGCCTTGGCCATCTGCAACGCCGTCAAGCATGTCGCCACGTCCCCTAAGTCCTCGTGCCGCATCAACAATTCGCCAACGAGGACGCCCCGAGCGCCGGCGGCGGCCATGCGCTGTGCATCGACCATGCCCAACACGCCGCTTTCCGAAATCACCACCACATCGTCTGGCAACGCGTCAATCACCTGTTCGGTGACGCCCAAGTCGACCTCGAAGGTGTGCAGATTGCGGTTATTGATGCCGAGAATACTCGGCTTGGCCGCAAGCGCGGCGTCCAGTTCGTGTGTGCCGTGGACTTCAAGCAATACGTCCAGGCCCAAATCTTGCGCATAAAAGGACAGCGTCTGTAAGCGTTCGTTGGGCAACGCTGCGGCGATAAGTAAGATGACATCAGCACCAGCAGCGTACGCTTCGTCGATTTGCAGTTCGTCAATCACAAAGTCTTTGCGCAAAATCGGAAGGGAGACAGCCTCCCGGACAGCTCGCAAATCGTCTATCGATCCGCCGAAATACGTGCGGTCGGTGAGCACGGAAATCGCCGTGGCGCCCGCTTCTTCGTAGACGCGCGCGCGCGTCGCAGGATTGATTTCCGCCTGAATGACTCCCTTCGACGGGCTGCGGCGCTTGATCTCGGCAATGACGCCGAGTTTTGTGCCTTCGAGAAGCTTTTGTCGCAAAGAGTGGATTTCTCGAGGGGCGCCCCGGTCAAAGGAAATGCCCTGCGCCCGCAGATGAGCGACTTCTTCGCGTTTGGTTTCGAGAATTTTATCGAGAATACTCATCAGCCGATAACCTCTCTTGTGTCCGGAGCCATCGCGTGACTTTCGCGAATGAACTCTTCCAGTTTTTCGTATGCCGCGTGGGAGTCAATCAGTTCTCTGGCGAGGTCTGCAGCGGTGCGCAAGTCACGTGCTTTACCACCAACGTACAATGCAGCTGCGGCGTTGAGTACGACGATGTCGCGATGTGGGCCATGTTTGCCGTGCAAAACCGCCTCCATGATGGCTGCATTGACACTTGGATCACCGCCTCGAATGGCGCTCACGTCCGCGCGCGCCACACCGACCTCTTCTGGGACGATGCGCTTCATTTCAATATCCATGCCGCGCACCTCGGCCACCGTGGTCGGTCCTGAAATCGAGAGCTCATCCAAGCCGCCGGCTCCGTGGACGACGAGGGCGTGATCAACCCCCAACTGAGCCAACGCATGCGCCACCGGTTCGACCAGGGACTCGCGGAACACGCCGAGCACTTGCCGTCTCGTGCACGCCGGATTGGTCAGTGGGCCGAGAATATTAAAAATGGTTCGAAAGCCCAATTCTTTGCGGGCGATGGCAGCGTGTTTCATGGCGGGGTGGAAGACTGGGGCAAATAAGAAACAAAGGTTCGTCCGCGCAAGAAGCGCTTCGCAGGCGCCCGCGTCGAGATCTATCCGAACTCCGAGCTTTTGCAGCACATCCGCACTTCCGCTCTTGCTAGACGCGGCCCGATTACCGTGCTTTGCGACGGGAATGCCCGCCGCCGCGGCAATAATGGCTACAGTCGTGGAAATATTAAACGTGTCTGCTCCGTCCCCGCCCGTGCCACAGGTATCCAGTGCACCTGCAGGTGCCTCCATCGGCGTTGCATTTCGGCGCATTGCGCGTGCAAACCCGACGATTTCTGAGGGGCTTTCACCGCGAACGGCCATGGCGCTGATGAGGCCAGCGATTTGAACGGAAGAGACACGTCCATGCATTAATTCATTCATCAATTCGTCCGCCAAGTCGGCCTCAAGACATTGTCCGATGGCGACCGAACGCAGAGCAAGATCTACGATACGGCTCATCCCGTACTCTCTCCTCTCAACTCAGAACTGCCTACGGCGGTCTTTGCCCTACGACATAGCGCAGGCGCGTCGAATCGCCCGCTGACAGCTCTCAACTCACTCAACTCTCTCAACTAAAAACACATGTGGCACTCGCCACATGTGTTCATGGTATATGGGATGATGCCGTCCGTCAACCGCCATTTGCCTCAGATGCCGTACAACGAACGGTACA
Above is a genomic segment from Alicyclobacillus acidoterrestris containing:
- the trpC gene encoding indole-3-glycerol phosphate synthase TrpC; this encodes MSILDKILETKREEVAHLRAQGISFDRGAPREIHSLRQKLLEGTKLGVIAEIKRRSPSKGVIQAEINPATRARVYEEAGATAISVLTDRTYFGGSIDDLRAVREAVSLPILRKDFVIDELQIDEAYAAGADVILLIAAALPNERLQTLSFYAQDLGLDVLLEVHGTHELDAALAAKPSILGINNRNLHTFEVDLGVTEQVIDALPDDVVVISESGVLGMVDAQRMAAAGARGVLVGELLMRHEDLGDVATCLTALQMAKAPVGRR
- a CDS encoding Mu transposase domain-containing protein yields the protein MSVEHIDVGFVKDNFWPGRRFTGMADLNRQALTWCQEQDRRIHGTTGERPCGLMQDEQLNPLPSPDRLQKFLREERKVSMDGFVSWDGVRYGVPWRYNGRTVLVRQVGTKIEIWAEGECIATHERSDRWSGLIRLPNQYEGLDAAEGRIAPKAIAVRVAQTNVEQRPLEVYEQFALGVGAC
- a CDS encoding IS256 family transposase — encoded protein: MASTDKIALLELIRKIGLEDGDVDFLKEGLRVLTQAVMEAEVSSLIGAERYERSEKRSNSRNGYREREWDTRVGTIDLQIPKLRKGSYFPSMLEPRRKAEKALLSVVQEAYVHGVSTRKVDELVESMGIQGISKSEVSRICKELDEVVQEFKNRPLEGTYPYLWLDATFPRVREGGRVQSMAFVIAIGVRDTGEREVLGFDIGTSEDGSFWLTFIRSLVARGLRGVQLVISDAHEGLRSAIGSALTGATWQRCRVHTMRNILSQVPRASQPMVSSIVRTIFAQPTQETAKQQLDVVVEQLRGKFPKAMDVLERAEEDVLAYMAFPKEHWKQICSTNPLERLNRELRRRFDVVGIFPNRESVIRLGGAILQEQNDEWIVARRYFSRESMAKLMSTQEPQLLAPTSVLHK
- the trpB gene encoding tryptophan synthase subunit beta yields the protein MAKAYVYPDQTGRFGGFGGRYVPETLMSALIQLEKDYLRLRADASFQRELQYFLQQYSGRPTPLYYAERLTQALGGPKIYLKREDLNHTGAHKINNTIGQALIAVHTGKKRIIAETGAGQHGVASATVAARFGLECTVFMGEEDMRRQALNVFRMRMLGAEVVPAVSGTKTLKDATNEAIRYWVSHVDDTYYIIGSVVGPHPYPQMVRDFQRVIGDETKAQMLEQNGHLPDKIVACVGGGSNAMGIFFPFVEDESVELIGVEAAGHGVDTEAHAASINRGRPGVIHGAKTMLLQDEFGQVTPAHSISAGLDYPGIGPEHAHFSESGRARYVPVTDAEALEAFYFLSKTEGIIPALESAHAIAYVMREAKHMSADEHVVVCLSGRGDKDVEQVANLERGRAHGEN
- the aroF gene encoding 3-deoxy-7-phosphoheptulonate synthase, which codes for MIVVMKEGCTKAEIENVMQVLRQKGFGAHLSEGEEQTIVGVIGPKDRVRELGIENMSGVEKLVPVSNPFKLASRAFHPDDTKIKVLHHVIGGDEPTIIAGPCSVESREGLIEIAKAVKASGAQWLRGGAYKPRSSPYSFQGLGEEGLKYLADAREATGLGIVSEIMEPGLVELVASYVDVLQIGARNMQNFALLKAVGKTDKPVLLKRGFSNTIEEWLMSAEYILAEGNPNVILCERGIRTFETYTRNTLDLNAVPVVQHLSHLPVMVDPSHGVGHARYVATMARASIAAGAAGVIVEVHPKPEAAWSDGSQTLTLQAFDEMAGQLRQLHALTQSFQKTTVNV
- a CDS encoding integrase core domain-containing protein encodes the protein MFDRQIVGYHIGLRCEAKDVVMTLQSALWKRKLFTGEQAMPVVRSDNGPQFVSHVFEKACEDLKIEHERIPPKRPNMNAHIESFHRVLEDDRLSTCEFATYAEAYETVDTYMKWYNSARIHSSIHYLSPIEFHQRHLTSGLMPVKPVRV
- the trpA gene encoding tryptophan synthase subunit alpha; translation: MGRIEQAFAALSGKTALIPFVVAGDPTYDESLKLVDAILDAGADMIELGFPYSDPLADGPVIQAAALRSLQSGFQLPHSFRMIEQLRSRTQKPIIAFTYVNPILQFGIEAFFDQLARAGGDGVIIPDVPLEEAPDIAQVARHCDISFIPLVAPTSGAARIQAICEAASGFVYCVSSLGVTGERSAVAANVQHLVETVKQYTDLPACVGFGVSQPAHAKEISDYADGVIVGSAYVRRIAKVAEQNVDSVIDQVCNFTKELKAACKSFI
- a CDS encoding phosphoribosylanthranilate isomerase — encoded protein: MLDGVADGQGTGWAQMNLSRTPLVQVKICGLQPQDDLSFTENPLVHHVGFVFVKASKRYVEPTAVRGAIRALPADTQAVGVFADEPVANILRAVDASGISVAQLHGNEAPAVCQTLKNSGVSVWKAISVPLSDGGLDTVLSQIDLYKDCVDAVLLDAKPPVGANVTGGHGQTFDWTILHRLAAALDGRDWWVAGGLRPDNVAFLLKLCRPTGIDVSSGVERNGRKDVRLINAFLHCVQQTVQLY
- the istB gene encoding IS21-like element helper ATPase IstB, giving the protein MLELERVRSQLTELKLNTAAELLESRLQTAAQKEATYVSFLAELLEEELSQRRHRYVQTQVQRAHLPYQKTLDEFDFAFQPSVDRRAIEEFATLGFIQEAFNIVFLGPPGVGKSHLAVALALKALSSGYSAYFVSVTDLVADLRRANAENKLDIRMRKYLRPKLLVIDEVGYCPFGREEANLFFQLVSTRYEHGSIILTSNKSFAEWGELFGDTVLASALLDRLLHHSHIVNIRGQSYRLREKVRVGVGTPRETVTTS
- a CDS encoding prephenate dehydrogenase; translated protein: MNEELRRVLILGGGLLGTSFALAVHRACPDAVLECIEPNSEHAARLAQLGVSKHIYSRPAEVTATYDLAVLAAPSSVCVAHLDFAARHATFVMDVCSIKQPLCDAAESLHLHKQFVPSHPMAGKAIEGPVGADASLFVDKTWLFLEDWTPPAVIVRLVEAVGAKPFYVADAAAHDAMVACVSHGIHITSLSAMLANDDWRRAKYPGLPDVSGPAFWDITRLASSPAAFWADTLIANADNVVQYLQTLQMYLSRFEQALSLRDKENIVTLLETARLARNEWSDNPHS